The following coding sequences lie in one Kribbella sp. NBC_00709 genomic window:
- a CDS encoding alpha/beta hydrolase family protein, whose protein sequence is MSRMAWAGVVAIVTTVAMACTTDDAAPPAPPSTATSPLPTAPSPSAVRPVPTPVNPLSLQALMTKKYNGGDLKLDRVLARNPAYTRYHVSYRSGTLRISGIINIPSTPGPHPALVLNHGYIDPAVYTNGRGLMREQDYLARRGYVVLHTDYRNHAQSSKDASSELNLRLGYTEDAINAVLALKTSQYVDPARIGMLGRSMGGGVTYNTLVAQPGLVKAAVVFAPVSSDAVDNFNRWTRPDRPLATQLLRRYGEPSRNPSFWRNLSAVNFFDRVTEPVLIHHGESDSTCPIAWSRDSLAALKTAGKNATLSTYPGEEHAFGPAWPTSMARTVTFLKQHGV, encoded by the coding sequence GGGGGTCGTCGCGATCGTGACGACGGTCGCGATGGCCTGTACCACCGACGACGCGGCACCCCCTGCGCCGCCGTCGACCGCCACCTCCCCTCTGCCCACCGCGCCATCCCCGTCTGCAGTGCGGCCGGTCCCCACTCCGGTCAACCCGCTGTCCCTGCAGGCGTTGATGACGAAGAAGTACAACGGCGGGGACTTGAAGCTGGACCGGGTCCTCGCCCGCAACCCGGCGTACACCCGCTACCACGTGTCCTATCGCAGCGGAACGTTGCGGATCTCGGGAATCATCAACATCCCGTCGACACCGGGACCGCATCCGGCGCTCGTCCTGAACCACGGCTACATCGATCCGGCCGTGTACACGAACGGCCGCGGGCTGATGCGCGAGCAGGACTACCTCGCGCGCCGTGGGTACGTCGTCCTGCACACCGACTACCGCAACCACGCCCAGTCCTCGAAGGACGCGAGCTCCGAGCTGAACCTCCGGCTCGGCTACACCGAGGACGCCATCAACGCGGTCCTCGCGCTGAAGACCTCGCAGTACGTCGATCCCGCGCGGATCGGGATGCTCGGCCGTTCGATGGGCGGCGGGGTCACGTACAACACGCTCGTCGCGCAGCCCGGGCTGGTGAAGGCAGCCGTTGTGTTCGCGCCGGTGAGCTCGGACGCGGTCGACAACTTCAACCGCTGGACCCGACCGGATCGCCCGCTCGCCACCCAACTCCTGCGCCGGTACGGCGAACCGTCACGCAACCCGTCGTTCTGGCGGAATCTGTCAGCGGTGAACTTCTTCGACCGCGTCACCGAACCGGTGCTGATCCATCACGGCGAATCCGACTCGACCTGCCCGATCGCCTGGTCCCGCGACAGCCTGGCCGCACTGAAGACGGCCGGGAAGAACGCGACGCTCTCCACCTATCCCGGTGAGGAACACGCGTTCGGCCCGGCCTGGCCGACGTCGATGGCGCGGACGGTGACCTTCCTCAAACAGCACGGGGTTTGA
- a CDS encoding sensor histidine kinase, giving the protein MTTTAAGRRGLAGLLAGFVVAEVAVAVGYLLAIGWGWHELVDSFMVTNGLMALTFGLCGAVIAWHRPSNPIGWLFLADGIGHATTPLAGAIAEFLADRGGSMSAQRVFVTISSAAWPWSIGLFLPLALLLFPTGHLLSPRWRWAAVGVIATAPLFVLEMVGSGDPIASDLPRGYLEIPSYDALGPLWALTELRNLVAILLAVVCLTIRYRRADETGRRQLLWLLLASVIAILFVTPWAFIAGTPILVLLAIPLIPIAVAVAIVRYQLLDIRLVISRALTWALLSLVAVSIYAVLVALLDSLIASQVGRSAAVTVFVALIIAPVLPRLQHLVDRALYGDRHDPARVASRVGEQLSAGLPGVVAAIRSALRLPYAALTVDGQVIAMDGTPGAVVPLELSYGGEVVGSLDVGVRSGESGLSSADRSVLGLVAVPLAVAVHATRLSAELQSSREKLISAREEERRRLRRDLHDGLGPTLTGIAFSADAAANLISTDTNQAIDLLSRLRADTRTAIGDIRRLVDDLRPPALDELGLVGALRQRADQMSFRADGSAIQVAVSANGLPTLPAALEVAAYRIATEALTNVVRHSRATSAVLALRCGSDLEIEVTDDGPPNGAWRPGVGLQAMRERAAELGGKFEAGPTPQGGLVRARFPLTAELEAR; this is encoded by the coding sequence ATGACCACCACCGCAGCGGGCCGACGGGGCCTCGCCGGCCTGCTCGCCGGCTTCGTGGTTGCGGAGGTCGCGGTCGCCGTCGGCTACCTCCTCGCGATCGGCTGGGGCTGGCACGAGCTGGTCGACTCGTTCATGGTGACCAACGGTCTGATGGCGCTGACGTTCGGCCTGTGCGGCGCAGTCATCGCGTGGCACCGGCCGTCCAACCCGATCGGCTGGCTGTTCCTCGCGGACGGGATCGGCCACGCGACGACGCCACTGGCGGGCGCGATCGCGGAGTTCCTCGCCGACCGGGGCGGATCGATGTCCGCGCAACGTGTCTTCGTCACCATCTCGTCCGCTGCGTGGCCGTGGTCGATCGGTCTGTTCCTGCCGCTGGCGCTGCTGCTCTTCCCGACCGGCCACCTGCTCTCGCCACGCTGGCGCTGGGCGGCCGTCGGCGTCATCGCGACCGCGCCACTGTTCGTCCTGGAGATGGTTGGCAGCGGAGACCCGATCGCCTCCGATCTCCCGCGGGGCTACCTGGAGATCCCGTCGTACGACGCCCTCGGGCCGCTGTGGGCCTTGACCGAGCTTCGCAACCTGGTCGCGATCCTGCTCGCCGTCGTCTGCCTGACGATCAGGTACCGCCGCGCCGACGAAACGGGCCGGCGGCAACTCCTGTGGTTGCTGCTGGCATCGGTGATCGCGATCCTGTTCGTCACGCCCTGGGCCTTCATCGCGGGGACGCCGATCCTTGTGCTGCTGGCGATTCCGCTGATCCCGATCGCGGTGGCGGTGGCGATCGTGCGCTACCAGCTGCTCGACATCCGGCTCGTGATCTCTCGCGCACTGACCTGGGCGTTGCTGTCCTTGGTTGCCGTCAGCATCTATGCCGTCCTGGTCGCGCTGCTCGACTCGCTGATCGCGTCCCAGGTCGGGCGGTCCGCGGCGGTCACGGTCTTCGTCGCGCTGATCATCGCGCCCGTCCTTCCTCGTCTGCAACACCTTGTCGACCGGGCGCTGTACGGCGATCGGCACGACCCGGCGCGAGTCGCGTCGCGGGTCGGCGAGCAGCTGTCCGCTGGGCTTCCAGGTGTTGTCGCCGCGATCCGGTCCGCGCTGCGTCTCCCGTACGCCGCGTTGACGGTCGACGGTCAGGTGATCGCGATGGACGGTACGCCGGGTGCCGTCGTACCGCTCGAGCTTTCGTACGGCGGCGAGGTTGTCGGATCGCTCGACGTCGGGGTGCGGTCGGGCGAGTCCGGATTGTCGTCGGCGGACCGCAGCGTGCTCGGGCTGGTCGCCGTACCGCTGGCTGTTGCTGTGCACGCGACGCGGTTGTCCGCTGAGCTGCAGTCGTCGCGGGAAAAGCTCATCTCCGCCCGCGAAGAGGAACGCCGCCGTCTCCGCCGCGACCTCCACGACGGCCTCGGGCCAACGCTTACCGGCATCGCCTTCTCGGCCGACGCGGCAGCGAACCTCATCAGCACAGATACCAACCAGGCGATAGACCTTCTCTCCAGGTTGCGCGCTGACACCCGGACCGCCATCGGCGACATCCGCCGACTCGTCGACGACCTTCGCCCGCCAGCGTTGGACGAACTCGGCCTCGTCGGAGCGTTGCGGCAGCGCGCCGACCAGATGTCGTTCCGTGCCGACGGCTCGGCCATCCAGGTCGCGGTCTCGGCCAACGGGCTGCCGACCTTGCCGGCCGCGCTCGAGGTCGCCGCGTACCGCATCGCGACCGAGGCGCTCACCAACGTCGTACGGCACTCGCGCGCGACCTCCGCAGTACTCGCGCTCCGCTGCGGCAGCGACCTCGAGATCGAGGTGACCGACGACGGCCCACCGAACGGCGCATGGCGTCCCGGCGTCGGCCTGCAGGCAATGCGCGAACGCGCAGCCGAGCTCGGCGGCAAGTTCGAAGCCGGCCCCACACCGCAGGGTGGTCTTGTCCGCGCCCGCTTCCCCCTGACCGCCGAACTGGAGGCGCGATGA
- a CDS encoding response regulator transcription factor, with amino-acid sequence MTAGDLPDTIRVVLADDHPVVRAGLAALLTSLPGIDVVGVASTGREAVREVITSRPQVAVLDLQMPDLDGFAATRELARSAPDTAVLVLTMFEDDDSVFAAMRAGARGYLVKGAEQEEIARAIRAVAAGEAIFGPGVARRVLTFFSAPPPAADPFPELTTRERQILDLIAAGLSNPAIADRLTLASKTVANNVTTIFTKLGIADRATAIIQARNAGLGNQ; translated from the coding sequence ATGACCGCAGGCGACCTGCCCGACACCATCCGCGTCGTCCTGGCCGACGACCATCCCGTCGTCCGGGCCGGGCTGGCAGCGCTCCTGACTTCACTGCCGGGCATTGACGTCGTCGGCGTCGCCTCGACAGGCCGCGAGGCTGTCCGCGAGGTCATCACGTCCCGCCCGCAGGTCGCCGTACTCGACCTCCAGATGCCCGACCTCGACGGTTTCGCCGCCACCCGCGAACTGGCTCGCTCCGCACCGGACACCGCCGTACTCGTCCTCACCATGTTCGAGGACGACGACTCGGTCTTCGCCGCCATGCGCGCCGGCGCCCGCGGCTACCTGGTCAAAGGTGCCGAACAAGAAGAAATAGCCCGAGCCATCCGCGCCGTCGCCGCCGGCGAAGCCATCTTCGGCCCCGGCGTCGCCCGTCGCGTCCTCACCTTCTTCTCCGCCCCACCACCCGCCGCCGACCCGTTCCCCGAACTCACCACCCGGGAACGCCAGATCCTCGACCTGATCGCCGCCGGCCTCTCCAACCCAGCCATCGCCGACCGCCTCACCCTCGCCTCCAAGACCGTGGCCAACAACGTCACCACCATCTTCACCAAACTAGGCATAGCCGACCGAGCCACCGCCATAATCCAGGCCAGAAACGCGGGCCTGGGCAACCAATGA
- a CDS encoding helix-turn-helix transcriptional regulator, with the protein MLETSQRLLSLLALLQTRPAWTGTELAERLEVTTRTIRNDIDRLRELGYPVDATRGPSGHYQLGVGAKLPPLLLDDEEAVAVAVGLRTGAGVMGMAESSARALTKLEQVLPHRLQRQVNAIHRAMEKGPDNTGSNVADPEIDPGVLATIAACIRDEHYLRFEYAVAAGSPMRGAGSGVVQDLPILVEPYRLVSWQRYWYLVARDESGTWRTYRVDWMSLRMATGRRYQARPMPGDDYTDFVLRDVASTGWKVHARITVFAPAQEVLSRIHAAVGIVESVDENTCVLVTGADSLEIVAVYIGMLGLDFHIDGPPDLITHLKTVGNRYLNAIR; encoded by the coding sequence TTGCTCGAGACTTCGCAACGCCTCCTCAGCCTGCTCGCCCTGCTGCAGACCCGGCCGGCCTGGACCGGGACCGAGCTCGCGGAGCGGCTCGAGGTGACGACGCGGACGATCCGCAACGACATCGACCGGCTCCGCGAGCTCGGGTACCCGGTGGACGCGACCCGCGGCCCGTCCGGCCACTACCAACTCGGCGTCGGCGCGAAGCTCCCGCCGCTGCTGCTCGACGACGAGGAGGCCGTCGCCGTCGCGGTCGGGCTGCGGACCGGCGCCGGCGTGATGGGGATGGCGGAGAGCAGTGCGCGGGCGCTGACGAAACTCGAGCAGGTCCTCCCGCACCGCCTCCAGCGCCAGGTCAACGCGATCCACCGGGCGATGGAGAAGGGCCCCGACAACACCGGGTCGAACGTGGCCGATCCCGAGATCGATCCCGGCGTACTCGCGACGATCGCGGCCTGCATCCGCGACGAGCACTACCTCCGCTTCGAGTACGCCGTCGCGGCGGGCAGCCCGATGCGTGGCGCGGGATCAGGCGTCGTACAGGACCTGCCGATCCTGGTCGAGCCGTACCGCCTGGTCAGCTGGCAGCGCTACTGGTACCTCGTCGCGCGGGACGAGAGCGGCACGTGGCGTACGTACCGGGTCGACTGGATGTCGTTGCGGATGGCAACGGGTCGGCGCTACCAGGCCCGCCCGATGCCGGGCGACGACTACACCGACTTCGTACTCCGCGATGTCGCGTCGACCGGCTGGAAGGTGCACGCCCGGATCACGGTGTTCGCGCCGGCGCAGGAAGTCCTGTCCCGCATCCACGCCGCCGTCGGCATCGTCGAGTCCGTCGACGAGAACACCTGCGTCCTCGTCACCGGCGCCGACTCCCTCGAAATCGTCGCCGTCTACATCGGCATGCTCGGCCTCGACTTCCACATCGACGGCCCACCCGACCTCATCACCCACCTGAAAACGGTCGGCAACCGCTACCTCAACGCGATCCGCTGA
- a CDS encoding epoxide hydrolase family protein has protein sequence MSTNESIRSFTVTIDQADLDDLQARLARTRLPEPAPGDDWDLGTPNHYLREMVDHWQDGFDWREQEARMNSFPHYLTEIDGQTVHFIHVPSAVEGATPLLLLHTYPGSFVDFLDMIGPLTDPASYGGSDADAFSVVVPSMPGFAFSTPLIDRGWTMARVARTYDKLMRRLGYDSYGAHGSDGGAMISRELGVLNPDGFLGLHVLQLFSFPSGEPAEFEKFTPEDYAALEHLKWFQSVGGYNAINSTRPQTVAVGVSDSPVGQLAWNELFNSFGNGTSLVSRDQILTEVSLYWFTNSSAAAGRYHYEEAHAGVEPQLNHAPTGVAVFADDFKTIRPLADRDNTNIVHWSNFKEGGHYASLERPDDVTADLRKFFGNL, from the coding sequence ATGAGCACAAACGAGAGCATCCGGTCCTTCACCGTCACGATCGACCAGGCCGACCTGGACGACCTGCAGGCCCGCCTCGCCCGGACGCGGCTGCCCGAGCCGGCTCCCGGCGACGACTGGGACCTCGGCACCCCGAACCACTACCTCCGCGAGATGGTCGACCACTGGCAGGACGGGTTCGACTGGCGTGAGCAGGAGGCGCGGATGAACTCCTTCCCGCACTACCTCACCGAGATCGACGGCCAGACCGTCCACTTCATCCACGTGCCGTCCGCGGTCGAGGGCGCGACGCCGCTGCTCCTGCTGCACACCTACCCGGGCTCGTTCGTCGACTTCCTCGACATGATCGGCCCGCTGACCGACCCCGCGTCGTACGGCGGATCGGACGCCGACGCCTTCTCCGTGGTGGTGCCCTCGATGCCGGGCTTCGCCTTCAGTACGCCGCTGATCGACCGGGGCTGGACGATGGCCCGGGTGGCGCGGACGTACGACAAGCTGATGCGGCGGCTCGGGTACGACTCGTACGGCGCGCACGGGTCCGACGGCGGCGCGATGATCTCGCGGGAGCTCGGCGTACTCAATCCTGACGGCTTCCTCGGGCTGCACGTGCTGCAGCTGTTCTCGTTCCCGTCCGGCGAACCGGCCGAGTTCGAGAAGTTCACGCCGGAGGACTACGCGGCGCTGGAGCACCTGAAGTGGTTCCAGTCGGTCGGCGGGTACAACGCGATCAACTCGACCCGCCCGCAGACCGTTGCCGTCGGCGTCTCCGACTCGCCCGTCGGCCAACTCGCCTGGAACGAACTCTTCAACAGCTTCGGCAACGGCACCAGCCTGGTCAGCCGCGACCAGATCCTGACCGAGGTCTCGCTGTACTGGTTCACCAACAGCTCGGCCGCCGCCGGCCGCTACCACTACGAGGAGGCCCACGCCGGCGTCGAGCCGCAGCTCAACCACGCCCCGACCGGCGTCGCCGTCTTCGCCGACGACTTCAAGACGATCCGCCCGCTGGCCGACCGCGACAACACCAACATCGTCCACTGGTCCAACTTCAAGGAAGGCGGCCACTACGCCTCCCTCGAACGCCCGGACGACGTCACCGCCGACCTCCGGAAGTTCTTCGGCAACCTGTGA